One genomic region from Knoellia sp. p5-6-4 encodes:
- a CDS encoding NAD-dependent succinate-semialdehyde dehydrogenase yields the protein MSQKDLIDSVPTQLLIGGSWRDSADGATIKVEDPSTGEVLTEVADATVEDGLAALDAAAAAQKDWAATPPRDRGEILRAAFETITARADDFAMLMTLEMGKTLAESKGEVTYGAEFFRWFSEEAVRIHGRWSTSPNGATRLMTMKAPVGPTLMITPWNFPLAMGTRKIGPAIAAGCTMVVKPAGQTPLSMLALAEVLRECGLPDGVLNVVTTTRTGEVMEPIIRDPRLRKLTFTGSTPVGRKLVEQSAEQLLRVSMELGGNAPFIVFEDADLDRAVDGAMLAKMRNIGEACTAANRFYVHDSLMDEFGRRFAERMGALTVGRGTEEGVDVGPLIDAKARDGVAELVRDARDKGANVVLGGSPSEGKGYFFEPTVVTGVPKDARVMTEEIFGPVAPIAAFTSEEEVLEMANGTEYGLVAYVFTRDLSRMIRVSEALEFGMIGFNQGIVSNPAAPFGGVKASGFGREGGFEGIEEYLETKYVGIAP from the coding sequence ATGTCGCAGAAGGACCTGATCGACTCCGTTCCGACGCAGCTCCTCATCGGGGGCTCGTGGCGGGACAGCGCCGACGGCGCCACCATCAAGGTCGAGGACCCCTCCACCGGCGAGGTCCTGACCGAGGTCGCAGACGCCACCGTCGAGGACGGCCTGGCTGCGCTCGACGCGGCGGCCGCCGCCCAGAAGGACTGGGCCGCGACGCCGCCGCGCGACCGGGGGGAGATCCTGCGGGCGGCCTTCGAGACGATCACCGCGCGTGCCGACGACTTCGCGATGCTCATGACCCTCGAGATGGGCAAGACGCTCGCCGAGTCCAAGGGCGAGGTCACCTACGGGGCCGAGTTCTTCCGCTGGTTCTCCGAGGAGGCCGTGCGCATCCACGGCCGCTGGTCCACCTCGCCCAACGGCGCCACCCGGCTGATGACCATGAAGGCGCCGGTGGGCCCGACGCTGATGATCACGCCGTGGAACTTCCCGCTCGCCATGGGCACCCGCAAGATCGGTCCGGCGATCGCCGCCGGCTGCACCATGGTCGTCAAGCCAGCCGGCCAGACCCCGCTCAGCATGCTGGCCCTGGCCGAGGTGCTGCGGGAGTGCGGCCTGCCCGACGGGGTGCTCAACGTCGTCACCACGACGCGCACCGGCGAGGTCATGGAGCCGATCATCCGAGACCCGCGGCTGCGCAAGCTCACCTTCACCGGCTCCACGCCCGTCGGTCGCAAGCTCGTCGAGCAGTCGGCGGAGCAGCTGCTGCGCGTCTCGATGGAGCTCGGCGGCAACGCGCCGTTCATCGTCTTCGAGGACGCCGACCTCGACCGTGCGGTCGATGGCGCCATGCTCGCGAAGATGCGCAACATCGGAGAGGCCTGCACGGCGGCGAACCGGTTCTACGTCCACGACAGCCTCATGGACGAGTTCGGCCGCCGCTTCGCCGAGCGGATGGGCGCCCTCACGGTCGGCCGCGGCACCGAGGAAGGTGTCGACGTCGGCCCGCTCATCGACGCCAAGGCTCGCGACGGGGTCGCCGAGCTGGTGCGCGACGCCCGCGACAAGGGCGCCAACGTGGTGCTCGGTGGCAGCCCCTCCGAGGGCAAGGGCTACTTCTTCGAGCCGACCGTCGTCACCGGTGTGCCGAAGGACGCCCGCGTGATGACGGAGGAGATCTTCGGCCCGGTCGCCCCCATCGCGGCGTTCACCTCCGAGGAGGAGGTGCTGGAGATGGCCAACGGCACCGAGTACGGGCTGGTCGCCTACGTCTTCACCCGGGACCTGTCTCGGATGATCCGGGTGAGCGAGGCGCTGGAGTTCGGCATGATCGGGTTCAACCAGGGGATCGTCTCCAACCCCGCGGCCCCCTTCGGAGGTGTCAAGGCCTCCGGGTTCGGCCGCGAGGGAGGGTTCGAGGGCATCGAGGAGTACCTCGAGACCAAGTACGTCGGCATCGCCCCCTGA
- the dxr gene encoding 1-deoxy-D-xylulose-5-phosphate reductoisomerase — protein MGENGAVTSSRSVAVLGSTGSIGTQALDVIARNPDRFTVAALSAGGNVDLVAQQAVATRAPFVAVAGATREQVTDAIGAYAARAGRTAYRPEVVVGEEASVLAAGCGANVVLNGITGSIGLRPTLAALEAGSVLALANKESLIVGGPLVKALARPDQIVPVDSEHSAIAQSLRGGRSDEVRRLVVTASGGPFRGRTREQLRHVTPAEALAHPNYAMGRVVTTNSATLVNKGLEVIEAHLLFDIPFERIDVVVHPQQWIHSMVEFHDGSTIAQMGPPRMLVPIALGLSWPERLADVDVPCDWTQAQSWDFFPLDDDAFPAVRLARQVGTAGGTYPAVYNAANEVGVDAFHEGRIGFLDIVDTVSRVVDEHSVDGHGDAAGSESDALSVEEVLRADAWARARARKVLGLPQIDAEATEIAGAAT, from the coding sequence ATGGGGGAGAATGGGGCAGTGACCTCCTCCCGCTCCGTCGCCGTGCTCGGGTCGACCGGCTCGATCGGCACCCAGGCCCTCGACGTCATCGCCCGCAACCCCGACCGGTTCACCGTCGCCGCGCTCAGCGCCGGCGGCAACGTCGACCTCGTCGCGCAGCAGGCCGTGGCGACCCGGGCCCCGTTCGTGGCCGTGGCGGGCGCCACCCGCGAGCAGGTCACCGACGCGATCGGTGCGTATGCCGCCCGGGCCGGCCGCACGGCATACCGGCCCGAGGTGGTGGTGGGCGAGGAGGCGAGCGTGCTCGCCGCCGGCTGCGGCGCGAACGTGGTGCTCAACGGGATCACCGGCTCCATCGGGCTGCGGCCCACGCTCGCGGCACTCGAGGCCGGCTCCGTGCTCGCGCTGGCCAACAAGGAGTCGCTCATCGTCGGCGGCCCCCTCGTCAAGGCGCTGGCCCGACCCGACCAGATCGTGCCCGTCGACTCCGAGCACTCGGCCATCGCCCAGAGCCTGCGCGGCGGACGGTCGGACGAGGTGCGGCGGCTGGTCGTCACCGCCAGCGGCGGGCCGTTCCGCGGGCGGACCCGCGAGCAGCTGCGCCACGTGACCCCCGCCGAGGCGCTGGCCCACCCCAACTACGCCATGGGCCGCGTCGTCACCACGAACTCCGCCACGCTGGTCAACAAGGGCCTCGAGGTGATCGAGGCCCACCTGCTCTTCGACATCCCGTTCGAGCGGATCGACGTCGTCGTGCACCCCCAGCAGTGGATCCACTCGATGGTGGAGTTCCACGACGGCTCGACCATCGCGCAGATGGGGCCGCCGCGGATGCTCGTGCCGATCGCCCTCGGGCTCTCGTGGCCCGAGCGGCTGGCCGACGTCGACGTGCCGTGCGACTGGACGCAGGCGCAGTCGTGGGACTTCTTCCCGCTCGACGACGACGCGTTTCCCGCGGTCCGGCTGGCCCGGCAGGTCGGCACGGCCGGCGGGACCTACCCAGCGGTCTACAACGCGGCCAACGAGGTGGGCGTCGACGCGTTCCACGAGGGCCGCATCGGGTTCCTCGACATCGTCGACACCGTGTCGCGGGTCGTCGACGAGCACAGTGTCGACGGGCACGGTGACGCGGCGGGGAGTGAATCGGACGCCCTGAGCGTTGAGGAGGTGTTGCGGGCCGACGCCTGGGCCCGCGCACGCGCACGGAAGGTGTTGGGTTTGCCGCAGATCGACGCTGAAGCCACCGAGATCGCAGGGGCCGCCACGTGA
- a CDS encoding DnaB-like helicase C-terminal domain-containing protein encodes MTATVSAADQAGLLEEDGASTTAPADPRLKSLTSVLADTTHKIQQGRSAGARVWPTGFDALDTALAGGLRSGELILMGGPQGLGKTTMALQMLRRAVVTGTRPAIFFSYEHDAHAVLERLIAIEAADLGGTEALTLNTIRQVFESRHTRATSLEEQFGSTKGGAHAVRALERYADRLHIHSSSGMHTGIDEIRAAVEAVAEEHGQPPFVLVDYLQKVPVRGSGLNDEDRITHVVEQLKDIALTMEAPVLAVVAADKASLVAGKRMRVHDLRGSSALAYEADVVFILNDKYDIVARHHLMYHLDNAERFRQWVVLTIEKNRGGIDKVELEFMKRFEQGRFEREGRIVQEQLIEERIFVD; translated from the coding sequence ATGACAGCCACGGTCTCCGCCGCAGACCAGGCCGGCCTCCTCGAGGAGGACGGGGCGTCCACCACTGCGCCCGCCGACCCGCGCCTGAAGTCCCTCACCAGCGTCCTCGCGGACACCACCCACAAGATCCAGCAGGGACGTTCGGCGGGAGCACGGGTGTGGCCCACGGGGTTCGACGCGCTCGACACCGCCCTCGCCGGCGGGTTGCGTTCGGGTGAGCTGATCCTCATGGGCGGGCCCCAGGGCCTCGGCAAGACCACCATGGCGCTGCAGATGCTCCGCCGTGCAGTCGTCACCGGCACGCGCCCGGCGATCTTCTTCTCCTACGAGCACGACGCCCACGCGGTGCTCGAGCGCCTCATCGCGATCGAGGCTGCCGACCTCGGCGGCACGGAAGCGCTGACCCTCAACACGATCCGCCAGGTCTTCGAGTCCCGCCACACCCGGGCGACCTCCCTCGAGGAGCAGTTCGGGAGCACCAAGGGTGGGGCCCACGCGGTGCGAGCCCTCGAGCGCTACGCCGACCGCCTGCACATCCACAGCTCAAGCGGCATGCACACCGGCATCGACGAGATCCGGGCGGCCGTGGAGGCGGTCGCCGAGGAGCATGGCCAGCCGCCGTTCGTCCTCGTCGACTACCTGCAGAAGGTGCCGGTGCGAGGCTCGGGACTGAACGACGAGGACCGCATCACCCACGTCGTGGAGCAGCTCAAGGACATCGCGCTGACGATGGAGGCCCCCGTGCTCGCCGTCGTCGCCGCCGACAAGGCCAGCCTGGTCGCCGGCAAAAGGATGCGCGTGCACGACCTGCGGGGCTCCTCCGCGCTCGCCTACGAGGCCGACGTCGTCTTCATCCTGAACGACAAGTACGACATCGTCGCCCGGCACCACCTGATGTACCACCTCGACAACGCCGAGCGGTTCCGCCAGTGGGTGGTGCTGACCATCGAGAAGAACCGGGGCGGCATCGACAAGGTCGAGCTCGAGTTCATGAAGCGGTTCGAGCAGGGCCGGTTCGAGCGCGAGGGCCGCATCGTGCAGGAGCAGCTCATCGAGGAGCGGATCTTCGTCGACTGA
- a CDS encoding lamin tail domain-containing protein — MGVRTTQRLAALCAAATVVGGLAVAQPTGASAAPSDIVISELMYHAVDPDPLEFIELANRGSDPVDISGWSFGAGITLAAPFPAGTVVPGRSRVVGAPDAAVFEQRYGFAPDFTFAGTSLSNGGEQVTLVDDSSAVVDEVTYDDAAPWPVSPDGAGPSLELLGLSADNAHAASWAPSQAAYGTPRAVNSVELNPPAGISQVTASPQRPAPNEAVTVSARATLGAAVTLTTKAMFGPDTTRPMLDDAASPGGAGDGVYAATVPGVPAGQLLRYRVDVVAGSSTAAHPPAGDSRRYEGVVATDPEQDTARYRVLEWFMADADYNDLLTNHRCDGVDAPAVIAWQGKVFDGALMHIRGQSSCTDAKVKWDVTLPKGHLIDLGEPYAYPMDEFALNSKNAPIPGLGWKMVEEAGNAPLRYSMVRTHRNGDFYSVVELLEKYDNVWRGQRGYDDWAIYKVDAGGLRTYATPAELEASLDLDKKNGEGDYTDAWELTQWLAKPDSAAKRAWLHEHVDISQMVNFMALVVAMRQWDVGGKNFYIVRDVEGDGRWRLLHWDLDGIFSAGRDGKGDLVTPTTSFNKLHASLLAIPEVKAMHFRRVRTLHDRFLVGNGLLGTFDSWTTCCASDISLDRQRWGTPSLTNSRQKVVDGVQERRDQIAAHTGPGEIPISQTSAPAVVINEIQYAPANPAAEYVELHNPSTTESVDLSDWVLEGVGTYAIPPGTVLLPGAYAVFVKDDPTFRSVHGPALWVGGEYPGSLGDTGGTVRLRQGSRLVDEVAYSAAAPWPSVGVGSSLELKDPALDNADSSSWAASTTGGTPVARNSVFGGGGGGGGGGGGTVLPFGSTWRYLATGGDLGTAWRAATYDDSAWPTGVGDLGFRNRNATTIPATNGRNTYYFRTSFSVPAGDPVTAVTLDLLRDDGAVVYLNGVEVARSNMPSGAVTFTTKAATAVGGDDETTPVTISLPSGAVVTGTNSLAIEVHQRGNSPGDLTLDAQVSLTR, encoded by the coding sequence ATGGGCGTTCGGACCACACAGCGACTGGCTGCGCTCTGCGCGGCCGCCACGGTCGTCGGCGGGCTCGCCGTGGCCCAGCCGACGGGCGCCAGCGCGGCACCCTCCGACATCGTGATCTCCGAGCTGATGTACCACGCGGTCGACCCCGACCCCTTGGAGTTCATCGAGCTCGCCAACCGCGGGAGCGACCCGGTCGACATCTCGGGGTGGTCTTTCGGGGCGGGCATCACGCTCGCGGCGCCGTTCCCCGCCGGGACGGTGGTCCCGGGCCGCTCGCGGGTCGTGGGTGCGCCCGACGCGGCGGTCTTCGAACAGCGCTACGGCTTCGCACCGGACTTCACCTTCGCCGGCACCAGCCTCTCCAACGGTGGGGAGCAGGTGACCCTCGTCGACGACTCCTCGGCGGTGGTCGACGAGGTCACCTACGACGACGCGGCACCCTGGCCGGTCTCGCCCGACGGGGCAGGCCCCTCCCTCGAGCTGCTCGGCCTCTCAGCCGACAATGCCCACGCGGCGAGCTGGGCACCGAGCCAGGCCGCCTACGGCACGCCGCGGGCGGTGAACTCGGTCGAGCTGAACCCGCCGGCCGGCATCAGCCAGGTCACCGCCTCGCCACAGCGCCCGGCGCCGAACGAGGCCGTCACCGTCAGCGCCCGCGCCACCCTCGGTGCGGCCGTCACCCTGACCACGAAGGCCATGTTCGGGCCGGACACGACCCGACCGATGCTCGACGACGCGGCGAGCCCCGGAGGGGCGGGCGACGGCGTGTATGCCGCGACGGTCCCCGGCGTCCCGGCCGGCCAGCTGCTGCGCTACCGCGTCGACGTCGTGGCCGGCTCCTCGACCGCGGCCCACCCGCCGGCCGGGGACTCGCGGCGCTACGAGGGCGTCGTCGCCACTGACCCCGAGCAGGACACGGCCCGGTACCGGGTGCTCGAGTGGTTCATGGCCGACGCCGACTACAACGACCTGCTCACCAACCACCGGTGCGACGGGGTCGACGCGCCCGCCGTCATCGCCTGGCAGGGCAAGGTGTTCGACGGTGCGCTGATGCATATCCGCGGCCAGAGCAGCTGCACCGACGCCAAGGTCAAGTGGGACGTCACCCTGCCCAAGGGGCACCTCATCGACCTCGGCGAGCCGTACGCCTACCCGATGGACGAGTTCGCCCTCAACAGCAAGAACGCCCCCATCCCCGGGCTGGGGTGGAAGATGGTCGAGGAAGCGGGCAACGCCCCGCTGAGATACTCGATGGTGCGCACCCACCGCAACGGCGACTTCTACAGCGTCGTCGAGCTGCTCGAGAAGTACGACAACGTGTGGCGCGGCCAGCGCGGCTACGACGACTGGGCCATCTACAAGGTCGATGCCGGTGGGCTGCGCACCTATGCCACCCCGGCAGAGCTCGAGGCGTCCCTGGACCTCGACAAGAAGAACGGCGAGGGCGACTACACCGATGCCTGGGAGCTGACGCAGTGGCTGGCCAAGCCCGACTCGGCGGCCAAGCGGGCGTGGCTCCACGAGCACGTCGACATCAGCCAGATGGTCAACTTCATGGCGCTGGTCGTCGCGATGCGGCAGTGGGACGTCGGCGGGAAGAACTTCTACATCGTGCGGGACGTGGAGGGCGACGGTCGCTGGCGCCTGCTGCACTGGGACCTCGACGGCATCTTCTCGGCGGGCCGCGACGGCAAGGGCGACCTCGTCACGCCGACCACCAGTTTCAACAAGCTGCACGCCTCGCTCCTGGCGATCCCCGAGGTCAAGGCCATGCACTTCCGCAGGGTCCGCACCCTGCACGACCGCTTCCTCGTCGGAAACGGCCTGCTCGGCACCTTCGACTCCTGGACCACCTGCTGCGCGAGCGACATCTCGCTGGACCGGCAGCGGTGGGGCACGCCCTCGTTGACGAACAGCCGGCAGAAGGTCGTCGACGGGGTGCAGGAGCGCCGCGACCAGATCGCGGCCCACACCGGGCCGGGGGAGATCCCGATCTCGCAGACCAGCGCACCGGCGGTGGTCATCAACGAGATCCAGTACGCGCCCGCGAACCCCGCAGCCGAGTACGTCGAGCTCCACAACCCCTCGACCACCGAGTCCGTGGACCTGTCCGACTGGGTCCTCGAGGGTGTCGGCACCTACGCCATCCCGCCCGGCACCGTGCTCCTTCCCGGTGCGTATGCCGTGTTCGTCAAGGACGACCCGACGTTCCGGTCGGTGCACGGCCCTGCCCTGTGGGTGGGCGGTGAGTACCCCGGCTCGCTCGGCGACACCGGTGGCACGGTGCGCCTCCGGCAGGGGAGCAGGCTGGTCGACGAGGTCGCCTACTCGGCCGCGGCGCCGTGGCCGTCGGTGGGCGTTGGCTCCTCCCTGGAGCTCAAGGACCCGGCGCTCGACAACGCCGACTCCTCCAGCTGGGCCGCCAGCACCACGGGGGGCACGCCTGTGGCCCGCAACAGCGTCTTCGGCGGCGGCGGCGGCGGCGGCGGTGGCGGCGGGGGGACGGTCCTGCCCTTCGGGTCCACGTGGCGCTACCTGGCCACCGGCGGCGACCTGGGCACCGCGTGGCGAGCCGCGACCTACGACGACTCCGCCTGGCCGACCGGTGTGGGCGACCTCGGCTTCCGCAACCGCAACGCCACCACCATCCCCGCGACCAACGGGCGCAACACCTACTACTTCCGCACCTCGTTCTCCGTGCCGGCCGGCGACCCCGTCACGGCCGTGACCCTCGACCTGCTCCGGGACGACGGCGCGGTGGTCTACCTGAACGGCGTCGAGGTCGCCCGGTCGAACATGCCCTCCGGTGCGGTCACCTTCACGACCAAGGCGGCCACGGCGGTGGGCGGAGACGACGAGACGACGCCGGTGACGATCAGCCTGCCTTCCGGTGCCGTCGTGACGGGCACCAACTCGCTGGCCATCGAGGTGCACCAGCGCGGCAACAGCCCCGGCGACCTCACCCTGGATGCCCAGGTCTCGCTCACGCGCTGA
- a CDS encoding HNH endonuclease signature motif containing protein produces the protein MRSWTGGWRSGTNAVAQTKRLWLRDGGCTYPGCDAPPQWTDAHHLVHWADAGPSNLGNAALLCERHHTVVHSRRYAGRVVRDAHGERVEWDLVRGSYDELLARRAAQEPA, from the coding sequence GGAGAAGCGGTACGAACGCAGTCGCCCAGACCAAGCGGCTCTGGCTCCGCGACGGCGGGTGCACCTACCCCGGCTGCGATGCCCCGCCGCAGTGGACCGACGCCCACCACCTGGTCCACTGGGCAGATGCCGGCCCCTCGAACCTGGGCAACGCTGCCCTGCTGTGCGAGCGGCACCACACGGTCGTGCACAGCCGCCGCTACGCCGGCCGGGTCGTGCGCGACGCGCACGGCGAACGGGTCGAGTGGGACCTGGTCCGCGGCTCCTACGACGAGCTCCTGGCCCGTCGTGCCGCGCAGGAGCCAGCGTGA
- a CDS encoding ion channel, whose protein sequence is MGLLWHTTVVLVLLTIGYYLLPLRSPWGDATAAGRLAGSVVAWGVLLFFLRTAARRSHDRQPPEYHRVQQLLTSLYLLVLGFALLYAITSAAAPEQFSGLENRSDALYFSVTTTATVGFGDIHAAETVARLMVTVQMLFNLIYIGTALRILSSGISFPRSERG, encoded by the coding sequence GTGGGTCTGCTGTGGCACACCACCGTCGTCCTGGTGCTCCTGACCATCGGCTACTACCTGCTGCCGCTCCGGTCACCCTGGGGCGACGCGACCGCGGCGGGCAGGCTCGCGGGCTCCGTCGTCGCCTGGGGTGTGCTGCTGTTCTTCCTGCGGACGGCGGCCCGGCGCAGCCACGACCGGCAGCCGCCCGAGTACCACCGGGTCCAGCAGTTGCTCACATCCCTTTACCTGCTCGTCCTCGGCTTCGCGCTGCTCTACGCCATCACCTCGGCCGCCGCCCCCGAGCAGTTCTCCGGCCTGGAGAACCGCTCCGACGCGCTGTACTTCTCCGTGACGACCACGGCGACCGTCGGCTTCGGCGACATCCACGCGGCAGAGACGGTGGCCCGGTTGATGGTCACGGTGCAGATGCTCTTCAACCTCATCTACATCGGCACGGCCCTGCGCATCCTCAGCTCGGGCATCTCCTTCCCGCGATCCGAACGGGGCTGA
- a CDS encoding site-2 protease family protein, producing MYLLGVLFVAVGIGASIALHEIGHLVPAKRFGVKVTQYMVGFGPTVWSRHRGETEYGVKAIPLGGYIRMIGMFPPRPGDDPDTLRVSSTGRFSQLMDEARQASLEEVQPGDERRVFYRLSVPRKLTVMLGGPVMNLLIATVLFGAIFTLYGLPEVTPKLSSVSECVDVKKAGQNTSQECTPDMPVAPANAAGLKPGDELISVAGRQVSTWDDVRAAIRGNLDKPMTIVFERDGQQQSVTAKPLVLDLPVYDEQGRPETDASGEVITERAGFLGTSGTPEIVQQPVAAVPGLIWEQVARTAGVVLRIPEKMVGVAEAAFGSGERDPEGPISVVGVGRVAGEVASTDTSQIDGGAMAKFVTLVGLIASLNLALFVFNLIPLLPLDGGHVAGALWEGLKRRTARLLGRPDPGYVDVAKALPVAYAVSSVLIVMSVLLIYADIVKPVRLGG from the coding sequence ATGTACCTCCTCGGCGTCCTCTTCGTCGCCGTCGGCATCGGTGCCTCGATCGCCCTCCACGAGATCGGCCACCTCGTGCCGGCCAAGAGGTTCGGGGTCAAGGTCACCCAGTACATGGTCGGGTTCGGGCCCACCGTGTGGTCGCGGCACCGCGGCGAGACGGAGTACGGCGTCAAGGCGATCCCGCTCGGCGGTTACATCCGCATGATCGGCATGTTCCCGCCCCGGCCGGGCGACGACCCCGACACGCTGCGGGTGTCGAGCACCGGGCGGTTCTCCCAGCTCATGGACGAGGCCCGGCAGGCCAGCCTCGAGGAGGTCCAGCCGGGCGACGAGCGGCGCGTCTTCTACCGCCTCTCGGTGCCCAGGAAGCTCACCGTCATGCTCGGTGGTCCGGTGATGAACCTGCTCATCGCCACCGTCCTGTTCGGCGCCATCTTCACCCTCTACGGGCTGCCCGAGGTCACCCCGAAGCTGTCCAGCGTCAGCGAGTGCGTCGACGTCAAGAAGGCGGGGCAGAACACCTCGCAGGAGTGCACCCCTGACATGCCGGTCGCGCCGGCCAACGCCGCCGGGCTCAAGCCGGGCGACGAGCTCATCTCGGTGGCCGGCCGGCAGGTCTCGACCTGGGACGACGTGCGCGCCGCCATCCGGGGCAACCTCGACAAGCCGATGACCATCGTGTTCGAACGCGACGGCCAGCAGCAGAGCGTCACCGCCAAGCCGCTGGTGCTCGACCTGCCGGTCTACGACGAGCAGGGCCGTCCCGAGACCGATGCCTCCGGCGAGGTCATCACCGAGCGGGCCGGGTTCCTCGGCACCAGCGGCACCCCGGAGATCGTCCAGCAGCCCGTTGCGGCGGTGCCGGGGCTGATCTGGGAGCAGGTCGCCCGCACGGCCGGGGTCGTGCTGCGGATCCCCGAGAAGATGGTCGGTGTGGCCGAGGCCGCGTTCGGCTCCGGCGAGCGCGACCCCGAGGGCCCGATCTCCGTGGTGGGCGTCGGCCGGGTCGCCGGCGAGGTCGCCAGCACCGACACCTCGCAGATCGACGGCGGCGCGATGGCCAAGTTCGTCACGCTCGTCGGCCTGATCGCCTCGCTGAACCTCGCGCTGTTCGTCTTCAACCTCATCCCGCTGCTGCCCCTCGACGGGGGCCACGTGGCGGGCGCCCTGTGGGAGGGACTGAAGCGCCGCACCGCGCGGCTGCTCGGACGGCCGGACCCCGGCTACGTCGACGTGGCCAAGGCGCTGCCCGTGGCGTATGCCGTGTCGTCGGTGCTCATCGTCATGTCCGTGCTGCTGATCTACGCCGACATCGTCAAACCGGTCCGCCTCGGCGGCTGA
- the ispG gene encoding flavodoxin-dependent (E)-4-hydroxy-3-methylbut-2-enyl-diphosphate synthase, which translates to MTVSLGMPSAPAPVLAPRRKTRKIRVGKVEVGGDAPISVQSMCTTPTTDINATLQQIAELTASGCDIVRVACPSQDDADALPAIARKSQIPVIADIHFQPKYVFAAIDAGCAAVRVNPGNIRKFDDQVKEIARAAKDAGVSIRIGVNAGSLDRRLLEKYGKPTAEALVESAVWEASLFEEHDFHDFKISVKHNDPVVMVRAYEMLSERGDWPLHLGVTEAGPAFQGTIKSATAFGALLSKGIGDTIRVSLSAPPVEEVKVGNQILQSLNLKPRKLEIVSCPSCGRAQVDVYKLADEVTAGLEGMTVPLRVAVMGCVVNGPGEAREADLGVASGNGKGQIFVKGEVIKTVPESQIVETLIEEAMRIAEEMGEPIDEESAGAPSVTVG; encoded by the coding sequence ATGACCGTCTCGCTTGGCATGCCCTCCGCCCCCGCCCCCGTGCTGGCCCCGCGCCGCAAGACCCGCAAGATCCGGGTGGGCAAGGTCGAGGTCGGGGGCGACGCCCCCATCTCGGTGCAGTCCATGTGCACCACGCCGACCACGGACATCAACGCGACCCTCCAGCAGATCGCCGAGCTCACGGCATCCGGCTGCGACATCGTGCGGGTTGCCTGCCCCAGCCAGGACGACGCCGACGCGCTGCCGGCGATCGCCCGCAAGTCGCAGATCCCGGTGATCGCCGACATCCACTTCCAGCCGAAGTACGTCTTCGCCGCGATCGACGCCGGCTGCGCAGCGGTGAGGGTGAACCCCGGCAACATCCGCAAGTTCGACGACCAGGTCAAGGAGATCGCCCGGGCGGCCAAGGACGCCGGCGTCTCGATCCGCATCGGTGTCAACGCGGGCTCGCTCGACCGCCGGCTGCTCGAGAAGTACGGCAAGCCCACGGCCGAGGCGCTCGTGGAGTCGGCGGTGTGGGAGGCCAGCCTCTTCGAGGAGCACGACTTCCACGACTTCAAGATCTCGGTGAAGCACAACGACCCGGTCGTCATGGTCCGCGCCTACGAGATGCTCTCCGAGCGGGGCGACTGGCCGCTGCACCTCGGCGTGACCGAGGCCGGCCCGGCGTTCCAGGGCACCATCAAGTCGGCCACCGCCTTCGGCGCGCTGCTGTCGAAGGGCATCGGTGACACCATCCGCGTCTCGCTGTCCGCGCCTCCCGTCGAGGAGGTCAAGGTGGGCAACCAGATCCTCCAGTCGCTCAACCTCAAGCCGCGCAAGCTCGAGATCGTCTCCTGCCCCTCGTGCGGCCGGGCCCAGGTCGACGTCTACAAGCTCGCCGACGAGGTGACCGCCGGCCTCGAGGGCATGACCGTGCCGCTGCGCGTGGCGGTCATGGGCTGTGTCGTCAACGGCCCCGGTGAGGCCCGCGAGGCCGACCTCGGCGTGGCCTCGGGCAACGGCAAGGGCCAGATCTTCGTCAAGGGCGAGGTCATCAAGACCGTGCCCGAGTCCCAGATCGTCGAGACGCTCATCGAGGAGGCCATGCGCATCGCCGAGGAGATGGGGGAGCCCATCGACGAGGAGAGCGCGGGCGCACCGAGCGTCACCGTCGGCTGA